The proteins below come from a single Miscanthus floridulus cultivar M001 chromosome 1, ASM1932011v1, whole genome shotgun sequence genomic window:
- the LOC136458449 gene encoding uncharacterized protein, giving the protein MREWSWQHARSVFRQPGPEPCGSSRGLDKRFVGSQMHGGDPVHKHASDVCSGDGAPDLSSSVLCLVSYQFALCQCAKCVVVERHIHLEGHLGNPVETWGRHDVVAQDEPSVMAELLRWPRHDTLLPASSVIKVNQVECPRDSHDDLDLATDVRLLHDDVAWTKGAPVDNAETAAGYEHSAIGAAHTMLVIWHAHHDAASLAVVVLVPPAFSLQRREVVPVLHAGSLSLDRDEEEMMKWRDDDGVVGAAKTPPLPLKPQLMRRQKQVPVSPAKTQVREPEVINVWELMDGLDDKDEEGDADGEERLEKSAPGSPEFDPDVITAFRKALDEIPPPPDDPGIEECIKKPDGLGGGGGGDEVGVKKREIQRFPGIVRARVSAFQQRIDVKLAKLAPLQPQPPALPPPPDSARKVVLYLTSLHGIRKTYEDCWSTKSILQSYGMRVDERDLSMHSGFKDELHAALGSTAGSRTPQVFAAGRHLGGAEEVRRMHEAGELSKALEACEMAPPPSSGGKGIALEACSSYGGVRFVPCEECSGSCKVFLEEVGTFRQCPKCNENGLVRCPLCSL; this is encoded by the exons TTGTCCTCCTCCGTCCTTTGCTTGGTCTCCTACCAGTTTGCGCTGTGCCAGTGTGCAAAGTGCGTCGTCGTCGAACGCCACATCCACCTGGAGGGACACCTCGGCAACCCTGTCGAGACATGGGGTAGACACGACGTAGTCGCCCAAGATGAGCCCAGTGTCATGGCGGAGCTACTCCGATGGCCTCGACATGACACCCTGCTGCCGGCGTCGTCCGTCATCAAAGTGAACCAGGTCGAGTGCCCTAGAGACTCCCATGACGACCTCGATTTGGCGACCGACGTCCGACTCCTACACGATGATGTCGCCTGGACGAAAGGTGCTCCTGTCGACAATGCGGAGACCGCCGCCGGCTACGAGCACAGTGCCATTGGCGCGGCACACACCATGCTTGTTATCTGGCATGCACACCACGACGCCGCGTCGTTGGCCGTGGTGGTGCTTGTGCCCCCTGCCTTTTCTCTTCAACGTCGTGAGGTCGTACCA GTCCTccacgctgggtcgctcagcctCGACCGGGACGAGGAGGAGATGATGAAGTGGCGCGACGACGACGGAGTTGTCGGAGCGGCGAagacgccgccgctgccgctgaagCCGCAGCTGATGCGGCGGCAGAAACAGGTGCCAGTGTCGCCGGCCAAGACGCAGGTCCGCGAGCCCGAGGTGATCAACGTGTGGGAGCTCATGGACGGCCTCGATGACAAGGATGAGGAGGGCGACGCCGACGGCGAGGAGCGGCTGGAGAAGTCGGCCCCAGGATCACCCGAGTTCGATCCGGACGTCATCACCGCGTTCCGGAAGGCGCTGGATGAGATACCCCCGCCGCCGGACGACCCTGGCATCGAGGAGTGTATCAAGAAGCCTGACGGCCTGGGCGGTGGCGGGGGCGGCGACGAGGTGGGCGTCAAGAAGCGCGAGATACAGAGGTTCCCGGGCATCGTGCGCGCGCGGGTCAGCGCGTTCCAGCAGAGGATTGACGTGAAGCTCGCCAAGCTGGCGCCGCTGCAGCCGCAGCCGCCGGCTCTACCGCCCCCGCCGGACAGCGCCCGGAAGGTGGTGCTGTACCTAACCAGCCTCCACGGCATCCGCAAGACGTACGAGGACTGCTGGTCCACCAAGTCCATTCTCCAGAGCTACGGCATGCGCGTCGACGAGCGCGACCTGTCGATGCACTCGGGGTTCAAGGACGAGCTCCACGCCGCGCTGGGCTCCACCGCGGGCAGCAGGACCCCGCAGGTGTTCGCGGCCGGCAGGCACCTGGGCGGCGCCGAGGAGGTCCGCCGGATGCACGAGGCCGGCGAGCTGTCGAAGGCGCTCGAGGCCTGCGAGATGGCGCCCCCGCCGAGCTCCGGCGGCAAGGGCATTGCCCTGGAGGCGTGCTCCAGCTACGGCGGCGTGCGGTTCGTGCCCTGCGAGGAATGCTCCGGCAGCTGCAAGGTGTTCCTCGAGGAGGTGGGCACCTTCAGGCAGTGCCCCAAGTGCAACGAGAACGGGCTAGTGCGGTGTCCCCTCTGCTCCTTGTGA